The following proteins are co-located in the Xanthocytophaga agilis genome:
- a CDS encoding FecR family protein has translation MNHKVFHQLLKRYLKGDATEEEKGVVEQWYGILDKEDLPGITNDTLDAMDDKLWKDVKERINQPKTPVIPISKPDYNPFRRLQWVAASVIALILVTGALLFYTNRTSQYGSVAQSDKVQTVNTTGKPLRVALADGSNVLLESGASLMYSRTFDKDRRDVYLKGQAFFNVTKDTKRPFYVHSQQLLVHVVGTSFWVREQEKNTESEVVVVTGKVRVAKAEKGLLPKFLSEKEEVVLTPNQRVTYTNEDKDLTVSIVEDPVVINKEAAAANLIFNENTLLQVFDQLEKTYAIPIHTINKGVYRCTFTGDLSDLDLYESLDMICQSVGASYEVKELNIVLYGGNCR, from the coding sequence GTGAATCATAAAGTCTTTCATCAATTACTGAAACGATATCTGAAAGGAGACGCTACTGAAGAAGAAAAGGGTGTAGTAGAACAGTGGTATGGGATATTGGATAAGGAGGATCTGCCAGGTATCACCAATGATACACTGGATGCTATGGACGACAAATTGTGGAAAGATGTAAAGGAAAGAATCAATCAGCCTAAGACGCCAGTTATACCTATTTCCAAGCCTGATTACAACCCCTTTCGGCGATTGCAATGGGTAGCCGCTTCTGTAATTGCATTGATATTGGTAACAGGTGCACTTTTGTTCTATACAAATAGAACTTCTCAGTATGGATCTGTTGCTCAGTCTGATAAGGTACAAACAGTGAATACAACAGGAAAACCACTAAGGGTAGCACTAGCAGATGGAAGTAATGTATTACTGGAATCAGGAGCCAGCCTTATGTATTCCCGAACTTTTGATAAAGATAGAAGAGATGTATATCTGAAAGGACAAGCATTTTTCAATGTAACCAAAGATACCAAACGACCATTTTATGTACATAGCCAGCAATTACTTGTACATGTAGTTGGGACAAGTTTCTGGGTGCGGGAACAGGAAAAAAATACAGAAAGTGAAGTAGTAGTGGTAACAGGGAAGGTACGTGTTGCCAAAGCTGAAAAAGGACTACTTCCGAAATTTCTTTCTGAAAAAGAAGAGGTTGTGCTGACACCTAATCAGCGGGTTACCTATACTAATGAAGACAAAGATTTGACAGTGAGTATTGTAGAAGATCCTGTTGTGATAAATAAAGAAGCTGCTGCAGCCAATCTGATCTTTAACGAGAATACCTTATTACAAGTGTTTGACCAACTGGAAAAAACATATGCTATTCCTATTCATACAATAAACAAAGGTGTATACCGATGCACATTTACAGGTGATCTGAGTGATCTGGATCTGTATGAAAGTCTGGATATGATATGCCAGTCAGTAGGTGCCAGTTATGAAGTCAAAGAATTAAATATTGTACTCTATGGGGGCAATTGCCGGTAA
- a CDS encoding RNA polymerase sigma-70 factor, translating to MPSLNYSHLSDSELLELMKLQDDQDAFREVYKRHWRSVFLVAYKKLHDKELAEEFTQNLFVDVWEKRSENTIRQLPSYLFGALKFTIINYYKSQMVHEKYVSYKHGNNDSISHTTEELVMLADLSQAIEKGMALLPPKSREVFKLSRVEHFSVKEIASLLNISEKAVEYHITQSLKQIRVHLKDYILFVLLFLFR from the coding sequence ATGCCAAGTTTGAACTATTCTCATTTGTCTGATAGTGAGTTATTGGAACTGATGAAGTTGCAAGACGATCAGGATGCCTTTCGCGAAGTCTACAAACGTCACTGGAGAAGTGTGTTTCTGGTAGCTTATAAAAAACTGCATGATAAAGAACTAGCAGAAGAGTTTACACAGAATTTATTTGTAGATGTATGGGAAAAGCGGAGCGAAAATACTATCCGACAACTACCTTCGTATTTATTTGGGGCACTAAAGTTTACGATTATTAATTATTATAAATCGCAAATGGTGCATGAGAAGTATGTCAGTTACAAGCATGGCAATAACGATTCTATTTCTCATACCACTGAAGAATTAGTAATGCTTGCAGATCTTTCGCAGGCAATTGAAAAAGGTATGGCTTTGCTACCTCCCAAAAGCAGAGAGGTATTTAAACTAAGTAGGGTAGAGCATTTTTCTGTAAAAGAGATCGCATCTCTGCTAAACATATCAGAGAAAGCAGTAGAGTATCATATTACACAGTCACTAAAACAGATCCGTGTCCATTTGAAGGATTATATTCTGTTTGTATTATTATTCTTATTCCGATAG
- a CDS encoding GNAT family N-acetyltransferase → MILDSLVTDRLILRKWTEKDINPFVEMNQDTDVMKYFPKTLSQEETLSFVERIITHFGKHHFGLFALEDKASTEFIGFTGLMIPSFESDFTPCVEIGWRLRKEFWGKGIATEAANACLKFGFETLNLDKIVSFTAKLNTRSEKVMQRLGMSCIKDFDHPKVDKDSMLCRHVLYELTKEQFASSYL, encoded by the coding sequence ATGATTTTGGACTCACTGGTTACAGATAGACTAATTCTGAGAAAATGGACGGAGAAGGATATCAACCCATTTGTGGAAATGAATCAGGATACTGACGTAATGAAATACTTTCCCAAAACACTGTCACAAGAAGAGACCTTATCTTTTGTAGAAAGAATCATAACTCATTTTGGCAAACACCACTTTGGATTGTTTGCACTCGAAGACAAAGCCTCAACAGAATTCATTGGTTTTACGGGTTTGATGATCCCGTCATTTGAAAGCGACTTTACTCCTTGTGTAGAGATTGGCTGGAGATTACGAAAAGAATTCTGGGGAAAAGGAATAGCCACAGAAGCTGCTAATGCTTGTTTGAAATTTGGTTTTGAAACGTTGAATCTGGATAAGATTGTATCATTTACCGCCAAACTAAATACCAGGTCAGAGAAGGTGATGCAACGACTTGGAATGTCTTGCATCAAAGATTTTGACCATCCGAAAGTTGATAAGGATAGTATGCTTTGTCGTCATGTATTATATGAACTAACAAAGGAGCAGTTTGCTTCCTCTTATTTGTAA
- a CDS encoding efflux RND transporter periplasmic adaptor subunit, with protein sequence MKKYIIFFLAVLTIAACQNQENAKETASEQAPADTNIVKLTTEQIKNAGIEVGTPKTTLVNGILQLQGTIDVPPQSAVSVSFPLGGYLRKTDLLPGMHVRKGQVLGVLEDMQFIQLQQDYLSAKEKFQLASTEYARQQELNASKASSDKVLQQSKAELESQRINTRALAEKLELIGLNPSRLTADNISRTVNILSPINGFVTKVNVNIGKYTSPTDVLFELVNPEDIHLALNVFEKDINHLSVGQKVIAYNNENPDKKYEAEILLISKHLDQDRMATIHCHFKQFDATLLPGMFMNAEVAVNNKTALTVHEDAVVRWQNSFYVFEEKEQNTFYMKRVVPGNTNGDLEQIDAPGITTATKLVTKNAYALLMKMKNNAEGED encoded by the coding sequence ATGAAAAAATATATAATTTTCTTTCTTGCTGTTTTGACAATAGCCGCTTGTCAGAATCAGGAGAACGCAAAAGAAACAGCTTCTGAACAAGCACCTGCTGATACCAATATAGTAAAACTGACCACTGAACAGATTAAAAATGCAGGTATTGAAGTAGGTACACCCAAAACCACTCTGGTAAATGGTATACTTCAGCTACAAGGTACTATTGATGTCCCTCCACAAAGCGCAGTAAGTGTAAGTTTTCCCTTGGGTGGCTATTTGAGAAAGACAGATCTTCTACCCGGAATGCATGTACGAAAAGGACAGGTACTGGGTGTATTGGAAGATATGCAGTTTATTCAACTGCAACAAGATTATTTATCTGCTAAGGAAAAATTCCAGTTAGCAAGCACTGAATATGCACGTCAGCAGGAGCTCAATGCCAGTAAGGCAAGTAGTGATAAAGTATTGCAGCAAAGTAAAGCTGAATTGGAAAGCCAGCGTATCAATACACGGGCTCTGGCTGAAAAGCTGGAACTGATTGGACTCAATCCTAGCCGGCTTACCGCCGATAACATTTCCAGAACCGTAAATATTCTATCACCTATAAATGGTTTTGTAACAAAGGTCAATGTGAACATTGGAAAATATACTTCTCCAACAGATGTTCTCTTTGAACTGGTTAACCCTGAAGATATACACCTGGCACTAAATGTATTTGAGAAAGACATCAATCATTTGTCTGTAGGACAAAAAGTGATAGCCTACAACAATGAGAATCCGGATAAAAAATACGAAGCTGAAATTTTACTGATTAGTAAACATCTGGACCAGGATAGAATGGCTACTATACATTGCCACTTTAAGCAGTTTGATGCTACTCTTTTGCCCGGTATGTTTATGAATGCAGAAGTAGCGGTTAACAATAAAACCGCTCTGACTGTACATGAAGATGCTGTGGTACGCTGGCAAAATAGTTTTTATGTATTTGAGGAAAAAGAGCAGAATACATTTTATATGAAACGTGTTGTGCCAGGTAATACCAATGGTGATCTTGAACAGATAGATGCTCCAGGAATTACCACCGCCACAAAACTGGTAACTAAAAATGCCTATGCCTTACTGATGAAAATGAAAAATAATGCAGAAGGAGAAGATTAA
- a CDS encoding CusA/CzcA family heavy metal efflux RND transporter has protein sequence MLDKIIQFSVKNKLIVGLFIALWIVYGVYEVSRLPIDAVPDITNNQVQIITTAPALGAQDVERLITFPIEQAISNIPHLKESRSLSRFGLSLISVVFEDDADIYWARQQVTERLQQIEINENARKPELAPVSTGLGEIYQYVLRPKNGYEDKYSLADLRTIQDWIVRRQLLGTKGVADVSTFGGELKQYEVAINPYQLKSLGLTISDVFNALKTNNQNTGGAYIEKGPAVMYIRSEGLAGSIADIENIVVKNTTDGTPVLIKNVAAIRLGAATRYGALTFYPNGEVVGAIVMMLKGENSSEVIQNVKQRIEEIQKTLPAGLVIEPFLDRTKMVNNAIGTVEHNLMEGALIVIFVLVIFLGNLRAGLIVASVIPLAMLFAIIMMNTFGVSGNLMSLGALDFGLIVDGAVIIVEAILHHLHFSKRYQHVNTLSQEELNQEVAGSASRMMNAAVFGQIIILIVYLPILSLEGIEGKMFKPMAQTVAFAIMGAFILSLTYVPMISSLFISKKLSHKPTISDRVMDKIENLYQRLLGKALRFRKTLVLSAFGLFALAVVVFSNMGGEFIPQLEEGDFAVETRLLVGTNLSTTIKSFQQIGEVLEKKFPEIEKIVSRVGSAEIPTDPMPIEGGDMIIVLKDKSEWTSASSFPELASKMSEAVQNAIPGVTQGFQFPVQMRFNELMTGAKQDVVCKVFGEDLNTLARYAEQIGTISKTVAGTADWYVEKVTGMPQVVIRYNRAEIAKYGLNIEEINRTVNAAFAGAAAGQIYEGEKRFDLVVRVGSEGRKNIADVRNLMIATTHGNQIPLYQVAAIDEIEGPNQIQRENAKRRITVGFNVRGRDVQSIVEELQRKINQKVKLEPGYTITYGGAFENLQQAKQRLSIAVPVALLLIFVMLYFAFSSVKEGALIYTAIPLSAIGGVFALALRGMPFSISAGVGFIALFGVAVLNGIVLISEFNRLKKEDRILDTLQLVMQGTRNRLRPVLMTAAVASLGFLPMALSNGAGAEVQRPLATVVIGGLITATLLTLFVLPALYLMFEGKSKAKPSQTVAATILLFFSIIAVNGQNNSITPIGLNQAVSLALEHNLQAQGARLNEKAESIRQRSSFELAKTQLSADYGQMNSIQNDTRFGISQSISFPSVYSNQKKSLRENYLAAQAETRLIELDLKANVRQLFYELVWLHEKQKLLHYADSIYLLFESKASLRFKTGETNILEKTTAQSHRQQIANQLRMISSDITIAMRQFNLLLGDNTQYLPETDSIRISFAFNQSVTLEQLPQVSLTQHQTEAAKWRWRMEKSRLLPDFIVGYNNQSIAGYQIVNGQDTYFPTNRRFSYVSAGIGIPLFFGAQSAKINAAKVEWEMAQKRSNYRLSQLQTEWQTAYEQVQKYANSLEYYQQQALENATTIITTADTQFIGGEIDYLQWVILVDQAIGIKNEYLDMLNSYNQSVIQAQKLLNL, from the coding sequence ATGCTTGATAAGATCATTCAATTCTCAGTTAAGAATAAACTGATTGTTGGCTTATTCATTGCACTCTGGATTGTCTATGGTGTATATGAAGTGAGCCGATTGCCTATAGATGCCGTACCTGATATTACCAATAATCAGGTGCAGATTATTACTACGGCTCCTGCATTGGGAGCACAAGATGTAGAGCGACTGATTACATTTCCTATTGAACAAGCCATCAGTAATATCCCACATCTGAAAGAAAGTCGCAGTTTGTCCCGTTTTGGCTTGTCGCTGATTAGTGTGGTCTTTGAGGACGATGCAGATATTTACTGGGCACGTCAGCAGGTCACAGAACGCCTGCAACAAATAGAGATCAATGAAAACGCCCGCAAGCCCGAACTAGCACCTGTGTCTACTGGCCTGGGTGAGATCTATCAATATGTACTTCGTCCAAAGAATGGATATGAAGACAAGTATTCATTGGCTGATCTGCGTACGATTCAGGATTGGATTGTACGTCGGCAGTTACTGGGAACAAAAGGGGTTGCGGATGTCTCAACGTTTGGAGGTGAACTAAAACAATATGAGGTAGCTATCAATCCCTATCAGTTAAAATCACTTGGATTGACTATTTCTGATGTATTCAATGCCCTGAAGACGAATAACCAGAATACAGGTGGCGCCTATATAGAAAAAGGACCTGCAGTTATGTATATCCGCAGTGAGGGACTTGCCGGAAGTATTGCTGATATTGAGAATATTGTTGTTAAAAACACAACCGATGGGACACCTGTACTTATAAAAAATGTAGCAGCTATACGTTTAGGGGCTGCTACCCGCTATGGTGCCTTAACTTTTTATCCCAATGGTGAAGTAGTGGGTGCTATTGTGATGATGCTGAAAGGAGAGAATTCCTCTGAGGTAATCCAGAATGTAAAACAACGTATTGAGGAAATCCAGAAGACACTACCTGCTGGACTTGTGATTGAGCCTTTTCTGGATCGTACCAAAATGGTAAATAACGCCATTGGCACAGTAGAACATAATTTAATGGAAGGGGCGTTGATTGTGATTTTTGTGCTGGTAATCTTCCTGGGTAATCTGCGGGCAGGATTGATTGTAGCTTCGGTGATTCCACTGGCTATGCTCTTTGCCATTATCATGATGAATACATTTGGTGTGAGTGGCAACCTGATGAGTCTGGGTGCACTGGATTTTGGGTTGATTGTCGATGGCGCTGTAATCATCGTAGAGGCTATTCTGCATCACCTGCATTTCTCAAAAAGATACCAGCATGTCAATACACTTTCTCAGGAGGAACTTAATCAGGAGGTAGCAGGTTCCGCTTCGCGAATGATGAATGCTGCCGTATTTGGACAGATTATTATTCTGATAGTGTATCTCCCTATTCTTTCATTAGAAGGAATTGAAGGAAAGATGTTTAAACCCATGGCACAGACAGTAGCTTTTGCTATTATGGGAGCTTTTATTCTTTCGCTTACCTATGTACCCATGATTAGCTCACTTTTCATCAGCAAAAAGCTATCTCATAAGCCAACAATTTCGGATAGAGTGATGGACAAAATTGAAAACCTGTATCAACGGTTGTTGGGTAAAGCACTACGATTTCGGAAGACATTAGTTTTGTCTGCATTTGGATTATTTGCATTGGCTGTAGTTGTCTTTTCCAACATGGGAGGAGAGTTTATTCCCCAACTGGAAGAAGGTGATTTTGCAGTGGAAACACGTCTTCTGGTAGGAACCAATCTGTCTACTACTATCAAGAGTTTTCAGCAAATAGGAGAGGTGCTGGAAAAAAAGTTTCCGGAAATAGAAAAGATTGTATCACGTGTGGGGAGTGCTGAAATCCCTACTGATCCTATGCCTATCGAAGGAGGAGATATGATCATTGTGCTGAAAGATAAATCTGAATGGACAAGTGCCAGCAGCTTTCCTGAACTGGCTTCCAAAATGTCTGAAGCAGTACAGAATGCTATTCCTGGGGTGACACAAGGATTTCAGTTTCCGGTTCAGATGCGTTTCAATGAACTGATGACAGGGGCTAAGCAGGATGTAGTTTGTAAAGTATTTGGCGAAGACCTTAACACACTAGCCCGTTATGCAGAACAGATTGGTACTATCAGCAAAACGGTAGCTGGAACAGCAGACTGGTATGTTGAAAAGGTGACAGGTATGCCGCAGGTGGTTATTCGATACAACCGGGCAGAGATTGCCAAATATGGATTAAATATTGAAGAGATAAACCGTACTGTCAATGCTGCTTTTGCCGGAGCTGCTGCCGGACAAATCTATGAAGGTGAAAAACGGTTTGATCTGGTAGTACGTGTAGGTAGTGAGGGCCGGAAGAATATTGCAGATGTGAGAAACCTGATGATTGCTACTACCCATGGAAATCAGATTCCACTATATCAGGTAGCCGCCATTGATGAAATAGAAGGACCTAATCAGATTCAGCGAGAGAATGCCAAACGTCGAATTACCGTTGGCTTCAATGTAAGAGGACGTGATGTGCAATCTATTGTCGAAGAACTCCAGCGGAAAATAAATCAGAAAGTGAAACTGGAACCCGGTTATACTATTACGTATGGTGGCGCATTTGAGAACCTGCAACAAGCCAAACAACGTTTGAGCATTGCGGTGCCAGTGGCCCTGCTGCTTATTTTTGTGATGCTTTACTTTGCTTTTTCTTCTGTAAAAGAAGGAGCTTTAATTTATACAGCCATACCGTTATCTGCTATAGGTGGCGTGTTTGCACTGGCGTTGCGGGGTATGCCTTTCAGTATCTCAGCAGGGGTGGGCTTTATTGCCTTGTTTGGGGTGGCTGTATTAAATGGTATCGTATTGATCTCAGAGTTTAATCGCCTCAAAAAAGAAGACAGGATATTGGACACTTTACAGTTGGTGATGCAGGGAACGCGCAACCGTTTGAGACCAGTTCTTATGACAGCGGCTGTGGCTTCTCTGGGTTTTTTGCCTATGGCACTGAGTAATGGAGCAGGAGCAGAGGTACAACGTCCGTTGGCTACCGTGGTGATAGGTGGTTTGATCACTGCTACTTTGCTGACCTTATTTGTACTACCTGCCTTGTATCTGATGTTTGAAGGCAAATCCAAAGCAAAGCCTAGCCAGACAGTAGCAGCGACTATACTATTGTTTTTTAGTATTATAGCTGTTAATGGGCAGAATAACTCAATCACTCCAATAGGTCTGAATCAGGCTGTATCATTGGCACTAGAGCATAATCTTCAGGCACAGGGTGCCCGGCTGAATGAAAAAGCTGAAAGCATACGCCAAAGAAGTTCTTTCGAACTCGCCAAAACACAGCTATCTGCGGATTATGGGCAGATGAATAGTATACAGAATGATACCCGGTTTGGCATTAGCCAGTCGATCAGTTTTCCGTCTGTATACAGTAATCAAAAGAAATCATTACGTGAAAATTATCTGGCAGCACAGGCGGAGACCAGATTAATAGAACTTGACCTAAAAGCCAATGTACGACAGCTATTTTACGAACTGGTTTGGCTGCATGAAAAACAAAAGCTGTTGCACTATGCTGACAGCATTTATCTGTTGTTTGAGTCCAAAGCCAGTCTGCGATTCAAGACGGGTGAGACCAACATTTTGGAGAAAACAACTGCTCAATCTCATCGTCAGCAGATTGCTAATCAGTTGCGGATGATCTCTTCAGATATCACTATCGCAATGCGCCAGTTTAATCTGTTGCTTGGTGACAATACTCAGTATCTCCCTGAAACAGACAGTATTCGCATTTCTTTTGCTTTCAATCAATCGGTTACTCTGGAACAACTGCCTCAGGTATCTCTTACACAACACCAGACAGAAGCTGCTAAGTGGAGATGGCGGATGGAAAAATCCAGACTTCTGCCTGATTTTATTGTCGGTTATAATAACCAGAGTATAGCTGGTTATCAGATTGTGAATGGACAAGATACCTATTTCCCGACAAACAGACGATTTAGCTATGTCAGCGCAGGTATTGGCATACCTCTGTTTTTTGGAGCGCAATCTGCTAAAATAAATGCTGCAAAAGTAGAATGGGAGATGGCACAGAAACGAAGCAATTACAGGTTATCGCAACTACAGACAGAATGGCAAACTGCCTATGAACAGGTGCAGAAGTATGCTAACAGTCTGGAATATTATCAGCAACAGGCACTAGAAAATGCTACTACTATCATTACTACCGCTGACACACAGTTTATCGGAGGGGAGATTGATTACCTGCAATGGGTAATTCTGGTGGATCAGGCCATTGGAATTAAAAATGAGTATCTGGATATGCTCAATAGCTATAATCAATCGGTTATCCAGGCCCAAAAATTACTGAACTTATAA
- a CDS encoding PAS domain-containing sensor histidine kinase, protein MNPFLHHLLYFLKPKEKYQERSLRAVIVYQFLVICMGVFFLAASVDYILGIYWLGVLSTGWVCLFLGLLYMHYKGFYHWITSIAIIAINFLIFIHDAFYGVLAGVSYFFFPLLFAVFSTITFKNKNFFYFHLLLTIICWFTTEITEHSLLLYTGFSVDILHKVHIFCMVLALIATLCFVYFIFAQIRHNAVIQERERLKKVVDNNNQYIILVDTNRKIELFNKRFYDFYREEYQTTLEVGKDYISYIHPYNLVGFEEGFRNAMTGTIFQKDILFQKSTETTWMTAHFVPICNKDNEVVSVAISLLDISERKNFERSLQETNNKLQQANQELDQFIYRSSHDMRTPIASTMGLLDLLEEEADETEQQAYIALIHKNTYKLDQLLIDIAQYVKIKHQKIASTSIHFRGLVQTIVTDIKQKTKDDSIHFQLDIRQKDTFYSDEERIRSIITHLVSNAVAYRNTSIQSQISLTVDVSDKVKIFIKDNGIGIEEEYQHKIFDMFFKASIQSTGSGLGLYTVKEAVRTLGGFIHMQSVAGAGTSFMVEIPNQEVSRQPRKKVKKSPQPVSTLSYNL, encoded by the coding sequence ATGAATCCATTTCTGCATCACTTATTGTATTTTCTTAAACCAAAAGAAAAATACCAGGAACGTTCCCTGCGTGCAGTAATTGTTTATCAGTTTCTGGTTATATGTATGGGTGTTTTTTTTCTGGCAGCGAGTGTTGATTATATTCTAGGTATATACTGGTTGGGAGTGCTGAGTACAGGCTGGGTTTGCTTATTCCTCGGACTTTTGTATATGCACTATAAGGGATTCTATCATTGGATTACATCTATTGCCATTATAGCCATCAATTTCCTTATTTTTATTCATGATGCCTTTTATGGTGTTTTGGCAGGTGTTTCTTACTTCTTCTTTCCCCTTCTGTTTGCTGTATTCTCAACAATCACATTTAAAAACAAAAACTTCTTTTATTTCCATCTGCTTCTCACCATTATCTGCTGGTTTACAACAGAGATAACAGAACACTCTTTGCTTTTATATACTGGATTCTCAGTAGATATACTTCACAAAGTACATATATTCTGTATGGTGCTGGCGCTAATCGCTACATTGTGTTTTGTCTATTTCATTTTTGCCCAAATACGCCACAATGCAGTGATACAGGAACGGGAACGTCTGAAAAAAGTGGTAGACAACAATAACCAATATATTATTCTTGTTGATACCAATAGAAAAATAGAACTTTTCAATAAAAGGTTTTATGACTTTTATAGAGAAGAATACCAGACAACACTGGAAGTAGGAAAAGACTACATTTCCTATATCCATCCATATAATCTGGTGGGGTTTGAAGAAGGATTTAGAAATGCGATGACAGGAACTATTTTTCAGAAGGATATTCTCTTTCAGAAAAGTACGGAAACCACGTGGATGACTGCTCACTTTGTACCTATCTGTAACAAAGACAATGAGGTAGTCAGTGTAGCCATCTCGTTACTGGATATATCAGAAAGAAAGAACTTTGAAAGAAGTTTGCAGGAAACCAACAACAAACTACAACAGGCAAATCAGGAATTAGATCAGTTTATTTACAGATCTTCTCATGATATGAGAACACCCATTGCCTCTACTATGGGATTACTGGATCTGTTGGAGGAGGAAGCAGATGAAACCGAACAACAGGCATATATTGCTCTTATTCATAAAAACACCTACAAACTGGATCAGTTGCTGATTGACATTGCTCAGTATGTAAAAATAAAGCATCAAAAGATTGCATCTACCTCTATCCATTTTCGGGGACTCGTTCAGACTATTGTGACTGATATCAAGCAAAAAACAAAAGATGACTCTATTCACTTTCAGTTAGATATCAGGCAGAAAGATACATTTTATAGTGATGAGGAGCGTATACGGTCAATAATTACCCATCTGGTATCGAATGCTGTTGCTTACCGGAATACATCCATTCAGTCTCAGATATCCCTTACTGTTGATGTTTCGGATAAGGTTAAAATCTTTATCAAGGATAATGGGATTGGGATTGAAGAAGAGTACCAGCACAAAATTTTTGATATGTTCTTTAAGGCATCCATACAATCTACCGGCTCTGGTTTGGGGCTCTATACAGTAAAAGAAGCTGTACGAACACTTGGTGGGTTTATTCATATGCAATCTGTAGCAGGTGCGGGTACATCCTTTATGGTTGAAATTCCCAACCAGGAGGTTTCCAGACAACCCAGAAAGAAGGTAAAAAAGTCTCCCCAACCTGTATCGACTCTCTCTTATAATCTGTAG